The genomic segment TGGTGCTTAGTATCCAATCATCATGTGCTTGTGTCCTAGCATGAACATGGCTTGTtcttgtcgttgttgttgttgttacccATTGACGGCACGTTTATGTATCTTTACACTGGACAGCATATAAGCATGGCAAGGTGAGAGTGCTGAGTGCATGAAGGCGGGGTGGGATTGTTTAAGCCGGGGAGTCGAATCCTGAAAGaaccggtgtgggtgcaggcttTCATTGCAATTACGCAGAAGTTTattgaatctattgaaagccaagatcagctgATCAAACTGGTGGAATCAGAGGTCTCCTGCTTGAtaggaatgaaaacctgcaactATACCGGCCCTTTTTGCAGACAAGATCGGACACCCTGGTTTAACCAGATGATCAGGGCCTTTGCAGTTTTTCTACGTCATAAGGTTATAGAACTACAgaatgtttcctgttaaacaaacaaacaaacaaaaaattttctttatgcaaattcccagtaagtaaattttataaCAAGACGTTCTTATTCTTAACTTGCAAAGAAAATACAGTGTTTACTACTGTATGTTGGTTGTAAATTAGTTTGTATTCAGTTTTTGAAACATTTTGCCCCTGTACATGCACTAAAGATTCCAAAACTACTCCGAAGTGGAGTTGGGGTAAGATACACAAGAGTTTTCATCCATATGAGCTGCTGTTAGATGAATATTTGGAGATTCCCGTCCTTTACTTTGGTCTAACCTCTGTTGTTGTCTGTTGTTGTCCCTTTTTGGTTCTTACACAGGCCTTACAATTAATTAGCGTATAACTTTACTTTGTCCTTTCTAGAAACATCTTCCCCTCCAACCTGGTGGCTGCTGCTTTTCAGTcggtgagtctctctctcacacgctcatTCATGCATACACATCCACTCGGTCTTGCACACTCGATCAAAAGTCACATGCGCTCACTCGCACACTCGTTCAGAATAATAAAGACTGGAAATGCTGGTTTTTTTGCATCAGTTAGATGTTTTGATGGTTTGATGTCCCCTCTTTCTCACAGTATGCGACTGGTTACAAGTTCATAAACATGAATTCCAGCAACATTACTTTGGAAAAGGtagtctctttttttaaaatttatttttaaactctaAACATGTAAGCTGTTTGTGCAGGCTATGCAGCTCACGTGTGTGCTTGTGTCTAGGTTCCAGTGGGTAAAGATGTAGACGGTATGAACATTCTGGGCCTAATTGTGTTTGCTATGGCGTTTGGTGTGGCCTTGAGGAAATTGGGAGCAGAAGGGGAGATTCTCATAAAGTTTTTTAACTCCTTCAATGAGGCTACCATGGTGCTCGTGTCCTGGATCATGTGGTAAATAAAACCAACCTGCTTTTTGTTGCTTATTCCTTGAAAATGCATTCCTATACTATATTTTTATCGCTTTGTATCAGTTCatgtaatgtgtgttttttattctcTCCAATGTTCTTTGCATTCTCACTGTGGGTGTAGTTATTTGTATGCTAAATTTAGGTGATGTTCTGTAGGTATGCCCCACTGGGTATCATGTTCTTGGTGGCTGCTAAGATTGTTGAGATGGAGGATGTAGGGATCCTGTTTGCCAGCCTGGGGAAGTATATTGCCTGCTGTTTGGTTGGTCATGCAGTGCATGGCCTGCTCATCCTGCCATTAATTTACTTTGTGTTCACTCGGAAGAACCCCTACTCTTTTCTCATGGGACTGATCACTGCTTTGGCGACTGCTTTCGGAACCTCGTCCAGGTAAGAAATCAGAAcgatttggcttttttttttcaattttatttttatttgacttgGGTGGTGGTGTAGGGTTTTTTTAATTCTAGGTAAAATACGATGCTCCAATCAACACTAAATTTTCGGACTACTCCccgttatttaacattttacattctATGAATGTGGCTTTTACGATAGCATTTCAGTTTACTGTGGAGCTCTTTTCGAAATGTCCTCGTTGGTTTTTGATCTTTGTTTATGTCAGCTAAagcctgttttattttatgtttagtagtttcatttgtttttcgttttattgatatttatgtCAATTTTATAGCGGGTTTAATGAGTGTAATTGTTTAAAGTGATTGAATTTCGGAGTGTAAGATCCCGTCTTCTAAAGTGGGTAGTGCCTCACCTCAGTTATATGGTTTTAGTTCTGCAACACTGCCTTTGATGATGAAATGCGTGGAGGAGAACAACGGCGTATCCAAGCAGATCAGTCGCTTCATCCTACCGATTGGTGCCACGGTCAACATGGACGGAGCCGCTTGCTTCCAGTGTGTGGCTGCTGTCTTTATTGCACAGTTAAATAACATTCCACTCAACTTTGTCCAGGTTATCACCATACTGTGAGTACAGACGTCCATCTTCTAATCAGTCTAAATGGGGAATACAAGCTATGAATCAGCATAAGCTTCTTTTATTCCATATTGTCCCTTTTCTTGTTTCAGGGTGACAGCCACAGCATCAAGTGTGGGGGCTGCAGGGATCCCTGCTGGAGGTGTGCTGACGCTGGCGATCATCCTGGAGGCAGTGGGATTGCCCACTAATGACCTCTCTCTCATCTTGGCTGTAGACTGGCTTGTGTGAGTAAAATATGTGAAATTAGGGGGAGTCTGAAAAAGTGTCGGGAGAACTTATTAAATTAGAGTGAGCTTGTGATTTACAAGAAAGAGATGAAATAGGATGGGGTTATGTAAAAGGATGTGTGGAATAATAACCCCCCCCCAATATGTTACTGCTTTTAGAGATCGCACTTGCACAATCATCAATGTGGAGGGTGATGCTTTCGGGGCCGGGCTGCTGCAGCACTTTGTTGATCGCACTCACAAGAAAGAGGAGGTGGAGCTGAGTGAAGTACGTTTGGAAGAAGCTGAGCGTCCAATGAAACCTGAGCACTACTCTCTCATTGAGAATGGTGCTGAATTAGAAATCGCTGATCCTCGGACCACTGGAAAAGAGTCTGTAATGTAGACTAACACACAGTTTGATTCATTCTTGCATCTGGTTCATTGTGAATCAACCTGTACTGTATGGAATGGTCTGTAGTCTTATCCACGACGACTGTAggatttcattccaaccaaCCAGGAAGCTTCATCTTCGTCTCCAATCAACTATCACGTGTGCTTCCTATTTAGCTGGAATGAAGCCTGCAGCCATATCAGCCCTTCGTGGATAAGATTAAAGACCCCTCCTCTAAAGGAAAAGGGTAggatttgattttaaaaaatcagaatATTTAATGTGTGCATTTCTCCATTCCTATAGAAATATTTAGGATAGTAGtctaaaatgtactgtatatgaaaatATGCCAAAAGAGGACTTTTGTTAGGATATTATTCCAAAAAGGATTTTCATTATTAGATTACGCTGTAGTccaaactatttatttttctttttggtgGTGGATTTTCTTCAGACTTTACTCTTTAAAAAGCTGGTCCTAGGTTTTAAAACCTTTATCAATCTTCGGTCTGACGCCTTCTGTTATTTCCACAGTTAAACTAGCAAGAGGCaacatttcttttaaatctGTAGAGCCTATAAAACcataaattatttcatttccatttttttcagacACGGTTTGAATGTGTGTAATCTAATCAAAAGCTTGAATGATCTGTCTGGACAAttagtttgtcatttttatttatatattgtttatcACTCCTGAGTCAGTCCTGCTGCTTGAACACTTGTATGACAATCCTCTGGAATAAGGTATTTTCAGGTCTCAGGTCTCCGTTGGCTCTCAGTATGTTGCATAAGAATGTGCTGGTTCTTATAATTTGTCAAATTATGACCGTGTTCCGTTTATCGTATCTTATTTTTAAGAATTAGAATTTAAAAACGTTAAAGAATTAGGGTCTATAAGAACTGAGGAGAGTTActgattttatataaatatttgccTGAAGTATTCGTTCACCCCGTTTCTCTTATTGGTTGTTGGGTTATTTTCCTACATGTTGATTTTTCAATAGATACCAGCCTTTTCCAAatactgtgtgtaaaaataaataaataaataaaattaaaaataataataataataattaggttAAATtctaggttttgttttttgtttttttgcttgttgGTATTTTAGTATGCGCGTCTAAATTATTTTTTCCCTCCCAGTGTCATAAATGGTCACTGCATTTTAATGTTTGTCAAAAATGAAATGCTGTCAACACACAAGTATATCATCCATGTGTGCAATGAAAGACTTGAAAGATGCATCATTCCAACAGGCTGTTACTCTGTGCAATATGGGTGTGTGAGAATAGCTGTGTTGATTATCCAGAATATACTCTGACCAGTCTTTattaaaaaagtgtttttgtaATGAGATTCTGGTTATCACTTGTcattttttacatgtaaaaattCAATTTAGTGCATCTTACACTAAATATTTTCATATGCACTAGTATGTGACAGTCCATATCCTTGAGTAAACAAATTAAAACGTTTAAGACCATGGACTTTCACATACTGATTATTAATTCAATGTTTTGTCAGTGAAAAAGACCATCTGTGCAATGTCTGGATAAGGAGACTGAACGTGGTATTGTGCTAAAGGGAATGTCAGAAGCCTAAAATTTACAGAATACATGAATTTTGACACCAAGTGGAGAAATTGCAAGGTTTCAGTTAGATGCCAAAGGACCTCCTGTTTTTCCATAGactttaatctctctctttaaaCCTAAAACAGACAGGTGAAGATATTGCAAGGCATTTTAAAACGATACATGTTTTTATTGAGGTGTAATTTTAATACATGGGCATTTGGTTTGTGGCAGGTGTTGATCAGACTATTCTACCCATTACAATGCactgtaattattaacattaatatctGATTGTAGACATCACAATCAGGTACACAATTGCCCTGTCATGGCCAGTGATCTGATTTCTAATTAGACCAAATCTGTGTTttcctttggggggggggggggggaatttgaagtaaaaaaaattccagtaataACCtcattctatctatctcttAACATGTGACACACCCTGGAACATTCAGTCCTtttaaacatcataaaaatcagtaaataaattatCAAAAATTCATACTCTATGAAACTTATGAAATAATTGCAGACCGGACAACATTGTATTACATTGTTAAGATGAGGGCCACCACAAAatataaagcattttaaaaaccaTACCTTAATATATTAAACATACCTAAAATAATTCCTTCAGATTCAAGTTATCTGTTGCTATCAAACATATTATGGTGTTTTTCATCACGCGAGTTGTGCAGTTAGTCCAGTaagcaaatgcaaaaaaa from the Ictalurus furcatus strain D&B chromosome 17, Billie_1.0, whole genome shotgun sequence genome contains:
- the slc1a5 gene encoding neutral amino acid transporter B(0) codes for the protein MVDEKLTIERQISNGEAHHDELSVSRHAKSKDVPETLLEKFKRIVKSNLLVILTVAAVIVGVCIGLGVRHANLTQIQIIYFGFPGELLIRLLKMIIIPLVVCSLVSGAASIDPKALGKLGGWAMLFFLVTTLIASSIGVIMAFIIKPGSSEGAKPKMITIDETLPESKEVMDSFLDLIRNIFPSNLVAAAFQSYATGYKFINMNSSNITLEKVPVGKDVDGMNILGLIVFAMAFGVALRKLGAEGEILIKFFNSFNEATMVLVSWIMWYAPLGIMFLVAAKIVEMEDVGILFASLGKYIACCLVGHAVHGLLILPLIYFVFTRKNPYSFLMGLITALATAFGTSSSSATLPLMMKCVEENNGVSKQISRFILPIGATVNMDGAACFQCVAAVFIAQLNNIPLNFVQVITILVTATASSVGAAGIPAGGVLTLAIILEAVGLPTNDLSLILAVDWLVDRTCTIINVEGDAFGAGLLQHFVDRTHKKEEVELSEVRLEEAERPMKPEHYSLIENGAELEIADPRTTGKESVM